The Phragmitibacter flavus genome includes the window CGCCACCTTGCCCAACTCCCAGTTGTCTTTCGCCAGTTCGCGCTCGCCCTGCAACACGCGAATCAACATCGCGTCCTGAAAATTCACTGCATTGGTAAACATCTCACCCGCCTTGCACGGGATCGTCGTGTTGCGCGGAATGATCACATTCATCAATCCACCAAACGTCTCAATTCCCAATGACAACGGTGTCACGTCCAGCAACACCACATTCCTCAGCGCTCCGCTCAAAATGCCCGCCTGAATCACCGCGCCCAGCGCCACGGCCTCATCAGGATTCTGCGAAAGATTCGGCTCCCGCGAAAACCACTGCGCCACCTTCTCACGCACCAGTCTCATTCGCGTCGAACCACCCACCAAAATCACCTCGTCCAAATCCTCCGTCTTCACTCCGGCATCCGACATCGCCCGCAAACAAAAAGCGCGGGTTCGATCAATCAACGGCGTCGCCAGCTTGTTAAAGTCCGCCAGATTAACGATCACCTGATAACTCTTTTCTCCCTCAAAAAACGGCAGATCAACGGTCACCTCATCCTGAACCGACAACCGCTTCTTCGCCTCCTCCGCCGCTGTCATCAATCGCGACTGTTTCGACACCCCTATCATCTCAAATTCTTCATCCGAAACCTTCATCTGTCTCCAGATCCACGCCGCCAATGCGCGGTCCACATCATCCCCACCAAGCCGCGTGTCGCCTGCCGTCGCCAGCACCTGAAACACGCCATCCCGCATTTCCAAAATCGAAACATCAAAGGTGCCGCCACCCAGATCATAAACGGCAATCCGTCGACGCTCCTCCATCTTGTCCAATCCATAAGCCAGCGCCGCCGCTGTCGGTTCGCTGACAATGCGCTCCACCTTCAACCCTGCCAGTTCCCCTGCCTGCTTCGTGGCCTGCCGTTGTGCATCATTAAAATAAGCCGGCACCGTGATCACCGCCCGGTTCACCGTGGTCTCCAACGCCCTTTCGGCGATGCCCTTCAAGTGCTTCAAAATCTCACTCGAGACCTGCACCGCATCCACCCCCAACGCTTTCAAATCATAAGCCGGCTGCCAGCCATCCTGATTCTGATCAACCTCCCCTTCGCGCCTTCCCATAAAACGTTTCACTGAAGTCACCGTCCTCGCAGGTTCCAAAGCCCGCCGCCGCAACGCCGCCGCCCCGACCATCACGTTCCCATCCCCATCATAAAACACCGCCGATGGCGTCAATCGTGAACCCTCCGCATCCGCCAGCAAAATGGGAAACCCACTGTCCACCACCCCCACCAACGAATTCGTCGTCCCAAGGTCAATTCCCAAAATGTAGTCGGTCTCAATTTCGTTCATGCTCACTCCAAGGTCCAACCATCAACCATTAATCCCCTTCAACCAACTTGAATCAATCGACTGACGGCCTTGTGTATCCCCGTGACACAGCTTGCAGCCTGTGGGTGTGACAGGCATTTTGCCTGTCATCCGAGCGTCTCCGTGCCTACATCACACCATAGACTACAAGTTCCGCATCCCTTACTTCTGCGCCGTCTCCTGCTTCGGAGCAGCGGGAGTCACCGGTGCCGACGGAGTCGCCGGTGTCGGTGCTGCTGGTGCCGGAGCCGCCGCGACCGTCGCCCGCATTTTCTGGAACGGCACACTCTCCACCACCGAAACAATCAAATCCTGCAGACGATACTCACCCTCTGCCGCCTTCTCCTTCAACTGCCTGACAAACAGCTTGTCGGGATAATCCAACCCGCGGCCCAGCGAATAAATCAAAAGATTCTCAATCAAGGTCCGCGTGAAGTCATCGCGTTTCAGATCCACCAACAGCTTGCGCAACTCCGCCGCCCCGTTGAACTTCTCCCCCGTCAGCAGCTTGCCCGTCGCATCCACCGCCTCCTTGTTGTCCTGATCGCGCCAGCGTCCGATCGCATCAAAGTTCTCAAACGCGAAACCAAACGGATCAAGGAATGCGTGACAGCTGGAGCAGCTCGGATTCGCACGGTGCGCCTCAAAACGCTGACGCAACGTTCCCTCCACCTTGGCCCCGCGATCCTCGCCAAACTCTGGAATGTTCTGAGGCGCCGGCGGCGGCGGTGTGCCCAGCACGTTCTCCAACAAAAACTGACCCCGCTTCACCGGCGACGTTCTTGTTGGATGCGACGTCAGCGCCAAAATCCCCGCCTGCGTCAACAACCCGCCACGCGGCGTGCCTTTCAACGACACCTTCTGGAACTTGGAACCCTTCACGCCCTCAACGCCATAAAACTTCGCCAGCGTCTCGTTCATGAACGTGTAGTCGCTGTCGAGGATCTCCAAAGCGCTGCGGTTGTCGCGCAGGATGTGATCAAAAAACAACTCCGACTCCTTCTTCATGTCGCGACGCAGACTGCCCTTGTAAAATTCCGGAAAACGCCGCTGATGGGGCGACATCAACTCGATGTCACGCAGCCGCAGCCACTGACCCGCAAAATTTTCCGTCAACGCCCATCCCTTCCAATCACCGATCATGCGCTTGACCTCGGCTTTCAAATTGGCCCGCAGCTGACCCTTGCCCGCCAGCTCCAGCAACTGATCATCAGGCGCACTGCTCCAGATGAAATAAGACAAACGCGATGCCAGCGTGAACTCATTCACCAACGCCGATCCTTTCCCCACGGGTCCCGCCACATCCGGGGCACCATTGAACAAAAACTTCGACGATCCCATCATCGCCTCCAACACCAGGCTGATCGCTTCCTGCCGTGAAGCGCCTTCTTTCTGCGCCATCACGACCAGCCCCATCAGCTTGTTGAGATCCCCCGCTTCAACAGGACGCCGAAACATCTTCAATCCCATGCGGCTGATCCATTCGCGCGCAAACGCAGGCTCAAACACCTGGGCCGTCTCCGAGCCGGTGGGTCCCACGATATACACCTCTTCCAAATAGGCATTGCGATCCTTGCCATTCAGATAAAAATCGTTCACAAAACCTACCACGATGGTGTTTTTGCCTGCCTTCAGTTTTTTCGTCGTGAATGACAGCGTTTGATTCTTGCCATCCGGCTCCGTGATGTCCAGCGTGCGCACCTCATCGCCCACCTTCACCGACAACCGCGCCCGTTCATCCCCAGCCTGGTTCGCATTCGCCACCAACATCACCCGATACTCACCGTCCGACGGCAGCTCAAACTCGCGCTTCACGCTTCCATTGCTGGCGAACACCGCCCGCTTGTTTTGCAAAAACACCCCGCCACCATCAAGCTTCTCAAAGTCGTCACCCTGAATCTCCAGCTGCGCAGGACTAATCTTCTTGCCCTGCATCAGCCACTCCAGAAATGGCGACTGCGCCACCGCCTTCATTTTGATCGGCCCTTCCACATGAGCCGACCTCAGCAACAGGTTGCGATCACGACGATGTTTGTCCGGCGCGTTGTCATCAAAATGATCATTCAAAAACCGCACCGCCAGACTGCGCTTGCCTTTCTCCAAGTTCAAATCAAACGCCACCCGCTCCAGGCTGCCATCAATGTCCTTGCCATCAAACTCCTTCTCCACCTCGCCATTGAACACTTCCTTCCCATCCACCAGCACCGCATACTTCGCGTTTTCATCCCCCGATTTGTTCGACGAAAGCAACAACGTCACCCGATACAAACCCGGCTCTTTGATCTCCGTCGTTCCCACCATTTCGCCATTGCCAAACAGTGCCATCATCCCATAGCGCTCCGAACCACTGCCGCTGCTCACCTTGAACTCATCCCCGCTCAACTCATCCTCAAAACGCCCCGCCGGACGCACCCACACCGCCTCCGCAGCGACCTCGCGCGCCGACCGCAAATACTTCTCCATCAACATCGGTGAAAGGCTCAACACCGACCCAATGTTGTCATAACCATAACCCGTGTCATCCGGCGGAAAATTACGCGCCGGACGTGAGTTCACCTTCAACACATCGCGCACCGTGTTGTTGTATTCCGTGCGATTCATTCGACGCAACGTCACATGCCCTGGATCAGGCTTCGTGGGGTCCACCCAAAACACCTCGTCTTCAATCCACTTCAACACCAGTTTCCGCTCCTCCAATGTCGGCTGATCCTTGTCCTCCGGAGGCATCACATGCGTGCTCATGATCTCCCGCACATGATCCCACATCTTCTTGTCGCTCAGCGCCTCCGCATAATCCTTGTGCCCGTCCATCGCAAAATCGCCCTTGTCCATCCCATCCCCATGGCAGTCGTAACAAAAGGTCTGCAACACCGGCAGCACACTCTTTTCAAACGTCTGGTGACCACGCAGCTCTCCCGCCGCAAACACAGGTTTCACCATCGCCATCCCCACGGAAGACAAACTCACAACAACAAAAGTAACCAGGCGACGCAATTTCATTTCGATTCAATTCAGAAAAGCCGCGGCAGCAACCCATGCGCCACGTCCTCTTATAGGACTACGCGCTTCACCCCCCTGCGGCTTTCCGCAAAATAGGTCGAAATCAGGAATCTGCACCCTGCTTCTTGGATTCCTCCACCCCTTTGCCCTTCCGCGCTGCCTGCCATTCCCGATATTTGCTCAACTCGGTCTCTACCAGCTTCAAACAAAACGCCAGCACTGTCGCATCATCCAGATACCCCAGTCCCGGCACGATGTCCGGAATCGCATCCACCGGATTCAACACATAAAACAAGGCCAGCGCCGCTGCTCCAATCGCCCAATACGGCACCTCACGATAGTTCCCTTGGAAATAATCCTTCACCATCTGCAGCAGCAATATCCCATGCTCCAACAATGCCTTTAGCGCCTTCTGACCCGTTAATTTCTTCTCAATTTCACGTTCCTTGTCCACCACCGTGGAAATCGTGGCATCATGACGCTGATCGGGAGGGGATGATTTTTCAGACATGGCTTAAATTTTCCTTACGATTGCCAAACAGCAAGCATGGCAACAACCTTGGATGATCAAGCTTCAGGAACGTTGCAAAAAAACTTCATCTGTCCTCCTCCCGTCGCATCTCCCATGTCCAGCAGCCTAAATCTTGAAATCGACGCCCAATCCTGGCCCCTTCAATCTGGCGACATCATTGGCCGGTTCGGCACCGTCGCCCTTGATGCCCTCAAAACCTGCGACGTGCTCTCCCGCCATCATCTTCGCGTCGATCTCGTCCAAAACCTCTGGCACCTCACCGTCCTCCCCAACGTCCGCAACGCCACCCGGCTCAACGGCAAACTCCTCACGCCCGAAGAATCGGTGCCCCTCACCGCCATCAACGACCTCACCATCCACACCCTTCACCTGCGCCTTCGTCAAACCTTTCAAGAATCCTCCCCCAACACCCTTACCAATCACCCGGTCGCCCTGCTCACCATCGACCCGCTGCTCCAGATCCAGCTCCTCAACCCCAGCGCCCAAACCCTCCTCGGCACCACCCTCACCATCGGCAGCAACCTCGCCAGCTTCATCGATCCGCAAAGCATCATCCGACTCCGCCTCGCCCTCGACCAATTGCAAAACCAACAAACCACCAGCATCGACCTCCAATCCCCGCCGCCCCGCGAACTCCATCTCCGCACCCTCCTCCGACGCGACAACGCCACCAACACCTTCCTCCTCGCCCTCCACGACATCACCGACGAACACCAGCAAAACCTCCATCTTCAAACCAGCCTCAAGGCTCACACCACCCATCTCCACCAGCTCAGCGCGTTGCTCTCCTCCCCCGCCCTGCACACCGGCGACCTGCCCGTCATTCTCCCCCTCATCGCCCAATACACCGCCGACCTGCTACCTGAAACCCACGTCGCCCTCTCCATTCTCCAATCCGACCAATCCCTTCACCCCGCCGCCATCGCCGGCACCGTCTACCAACACGCCACTCCCCATTTCTCCAAAACCCACCCCGGCGGCGAAATCCAACTCACCCGCCCGCCCCACGCGCTCTGGACTGACTTCGACGAACAAACCGCCCACCTCAGCTTCCACCTTTTCTCCCTCGCCCTCGACAACGCCCGCCGCGCCCAGGACCTCGAACGCCTCCAACTCCACGAAGACTCCCTCAAAGTCGAATTCGCCCAGGCCACCCGCTACCTTTCCCGACTCCTTCCCGCCCCCGTGACCACTGGACCTGTTCACCTCCACTGGCAATACCAGCCCAGCGGCGGACTCGGCGGTGATGTCTTCGGTTACGACTGGCTCGATCACGACCACCTCTATCTTTTTGTCGTCGACGTCGCCGGTCACGGCATCGGAGCCGCCCTCCTCGCCGTCTCACTCATCAACCACCTCCGCCTCAGCATCGAGCGCAAAGAACCCTGGCTTCGCGACCCCGCCGACTGGCTCACCCACCTCAACCAAACCTTTCCCATGGAAAAACACGGTGGACTCACCTGGACCCTGTGGTGCGGCATCTACAACACCACCAAAAAGGAGCTTCACTACTCCAGCGGCGGTCATCCACCCGCCATCCTCCTTGATCGCGGCCAGGTCAAAGAACTCACCACCAACGGACCCGTCCTCGGAGCTCTTGCCGACATCACCTTCCAGTCCGCCAAAACCAAAGTCCATCCCGGAGCCAAACTCTTCCTCTACACCGATGGCGTTTTCGAGTTCCCCCTCGCCGACGGCACCACCGGCACCAGCGCCAGTTTTGTGAGCACCGTCGCCGGCACCGCCAACATGACCAGCGGCGAATGCGACTTCCTCCACCATCACGCCGCCGCCCTCTGCGGCAGCAGCGAATTCCCCGACGACTTCACCCTCCTCTGCGCCAAATTCACCTGATCGACTTCCTCAAGTCGAAGCCGCAAAGCCTGCACCGAAACCCTGGAACTCCAAAGATTTTGCAGCTCCTCAACACCACCGCTCCACGATCGATTGATTTGGGTAATTTTGAATCAGGCCTTTCGGAACATGCATCCAATCGTCAAGAGCGCATAAGCTCCGACGACCAGCCAGAAGCTGTATTGGCTCAGATATTTGACCGACTCAAAATGACCGATCAGTCCCAGCACCGCTAGGATCAATGACACGACAAACAACTTCTGGGTGGGGGCGCTTAATTTCATAAGGGTTTTTTACGGAGAAGGGATGCAACAACTCCGCTTCTCCCTTCGCCATCCAATCGTGCAACGTCAAACGTTCAATTGCCAAATCCAGACGATTCACCAACATTCATGCTCGCGACGAATCTCTTAGCGTCTTATCGCCGTCGACCAATTCACCAACAATTCATACCGACTTCATCCAACTTTCACCCACCCGGGCTCCCTCTCTCTCATGTCCATCCTCTCCCGTCCCCTCTCTTGGTTCCTCGCCGTCGTCGTCTGGTATGCCGCCCTGCTCTACCTCTCCTCCCAATCCCAACTCGAGGCCCCCGTCCCCGAATTCATGCATCGCGACAAAGTCATGCACCTGACCTACTTCGCTCTCGGCGGCATCTGTCTCTATCTCGCCCTACGATTTTCGCGACCCCACTTTACCCACGCCCGAATCTCCCTATTCGTCATCCTATTCTGCGCCAGCATCGGAGCCCTCGATGAATTCCGTCAATCCTTCACCCCCAACCGCAGCGGCAACGATCTCGGCGACTGGATCGCCGACACCCTCGGAGGCGTGGTCGCCTGTTTCGTCAGCCCCTATCTCCTCCCCCTCATCAAAAAACTCAGCCGATAATTTTCAGCCTTCATCCCTCATCCTTCATCCTTTTGTAACATGTCCGCCGCTGACCGTATCCTTCAACTCCGCCGCGAAATCGAGCACCACAACCAGCTCTATTACCAGCAGGCCCAGCCCGAGATCACCGACCAGCAATACGACACCCTCCTCCGCGAACTCCAGGATCTCGAACTCGCCCACCCCGACCTGCTCACCCCCGACTCCCCCACCCAGCGCGTCGGCGGTGCCCCGCTCCAGGGTTTCACGCAAATCACGCACCCCGTGCGCATGATGAGCCTCGACAACACCTACTCCGAAGCCGAACTGCGCGACTTCTACAACCGCCTCCAAAAATCCCTCGGACGCGAACACATTCGCTGCCTCGTCGAAGCCAAAATCGACGGGGTCGCCGTCGCCGTGCGCTATGAAAATGGTCTCCTCAACTACGCCGCCACCCGCGGTGATGGCACTGTGGGCGACAACATCACCGCCAACATGAAAACCATCCGCGGCCTCCCCCTGCGCATTCCCGCTGATGGACCCCAAACCTTCGAAGTCCGCGGCGAAGTCTACATGACCCGCACCGTCTTCGACAAGATCAACCAGGAACGCGAAGAGGCCGGTGAACCCCTCTACGCCAACCCCCGCAACACCACCGCCGGCACCCTCAAACAACTCGACTCCCGCCAGGTTGCCAAACGCCCGTTGCACGTGCTCTTCTACGGCCTCGGCGACCCCGGCGACACCCAGCTCAACACCCAAAGCGAGATCCACCAACTCCTCGACCACTCCAAACTCCCCCGCTCCCCGCTCCTCTGGCCATGCGACACCTTCGAACAAGTCCTCGAAGCCACCCACGCCATCGACGCCCAACGCAAATCCCTCCCCTACGACACCGATGGTGCCGTCATCAAGGTCGACAGCTTCGCGGAACAACGCGAACTCGGTGCCACCAGCAAAGCGCCCCGCTGGGCCATTGCCTACAAATTTCAGGCCGAACAAGCCGAAACCCGACTCCTTGCCGTCGACATCCAGGTCGGTCGCACCGGTGCCCTCACCCCCGTCGCCCGCCTCACCCCCGTCCTGCTCAGCGGCTCAACTGTCTCCAACGCCACCCTTCACAACTACGAGGAAATTCAGCGCAAAGACATCCGCATCGGCGACCTCGTCACCATCGAAAAAGCCGGCGAAATCATCCCCGCCGTCATCTCCGTCAACACCACCGCGCGAACCGGCAACGAAACCCCCGTCCCTGTCCCGACCACCTGCCCCGTCTGTAACACCCCCGCCGTCAAAGACCCCGTCCAGGTCGCCATCCGCTGCCCCAATCCCAACTGCCCTGAACAGGTCAAACGCCGGCTCGAACACTTCACCCAACGCGGTGCCATGGACATCCGCAGCCTCGGCGAAAAGAACATCGCCCAACTCGTCGACCTCAACCTCATCCGCACCCCTGCCGACATCTACGACCTCAACGAACTCTCCCTTGCCCGCATGGAACGGCAGGGCACCAAAAGCATCGATAACCTCATCAAAGGCATCGCCGAAAGCAAAACCCAGCCTCCCTGGCGCCTGCTCTTCGGCCTCGGCATCCTCCACGTCGGAGCCTCCAGCGCCCGCAGCCTCCTCGATCACTTCGACAGCATCGACAAACTCTCGACTACCTCCATCGAAGACCTCTTAAAAGTCAGCGACATCGGCACCATCGTCGCCCAGAGCATCCACACCTGGTTCAACGACGAAGCCAATCAGCAACTCATCACCCGCCTGCGCGATTCCGGTCTCAACTTCACCAACCCCCAAACCGAACAAGCCTCCGACCGCTTCGCCGGCACCACCTGGGTCATCACCGGCACCCTCAGTCAACCGAGAGAAACCATCGCCGAAATCATCCGCAGTCACGGCGGCAAAGTCAGCGGCAGCGTCAGCGCCAAAACCACCTATCTCCTCGCCGGAGAAGAAGCCGGCAGCAAACTCGACAAAGCCAAAAAACTCGGCGTCAAAACCCTCACCGAGCCCGAGTTCACCGACCTCCTAAACTCCCCCCGCTAACGATTCGTCCCCCACCATGGAGTGCCGACGTGTCGTCGGCAAAAACCCAAAATCGGACCACCGACGTTCCGTCGGTCTCAACCCACCACCAAGTCACAATCCGCCCAACGCACCCTCTCCCGCCGCTCCCCAAGTCGGACCACCGACGTGCCGTCGGTTTCGCCCCCTCTCACCCCCATCAAGGCAGCGCACCCACCTCACGCAGCACCGCCCGCGTGATCCCCTCCCGCTTCGGCAAATCCTCCATCCGCCCCGGCGTGTCGATATTCAGCGCAAAAAACCCCGGCCCCGTTGGCCACTCCACCCATCCCACCCCCCCCCCAATCTCCCCGCTCCAGCCTGTCTTCGCCCGCAAGATCCAATCCCTCCCCGCCTCCACAATCATCACATCCTTCACCAACCGCTGATGCTCCACCTTGAACGGCAACTCATTCCGATAAAGCCGCTTCAAAAACGCCACCTGCTCCACCGCTGAAATCGCCAAATCCCCCTCCACCCAAAACGGCTTCATTCCCGTCACCTCCTCATTCCCATAACCCACCTTCTTCAAATACTCTATCTCCGCCTCATCCCCAATCTCCCGCGCAAATTTCTCATAAACCCAAACCACCGAATTCCGCATCGACGAACGCAAATCCTGATCCCGGTTCCAGGTTTCAATCGGCCTCTGCTCTCCATCCCATTCAAAGACCTGAAACTCATCCCGCACCACTCCCGCGTCCAACGCAAACAACGTATGCGGAATCTTGAACGTTGAAGCCGGCGTCAACCGCTTCTTCGCCCTCTCCCCATCATAAACTCCCGACGCTCCTCCACCTTCCCCCCGTTCATCCAACACCACCACCGTCCCCTCCGCTTTCGCTTCCTCAAAAAAACGCCCCCACTCCGCCCGCTCCACCAGCGCATCCTCCGCCCAGCCTGAACTGCAAACAAAAACAAAGACACCAAAGCTCCACCACGGATTTCTCATCCCATTGGTTCTACACCCACCCGGCCTCCAAGATCGATCAAAAAATTTGAATCGCCAATCATCCATCACCAACTAAGCGACACGCTCCCAACGAAACTTGCGATCTTTCTCTTCTATCGGCTGATCATTGATGCTCGCAAACCTCCGCGCCATGTAACCATTCTCATCAAACTCCCAGTTTCATTGCCATGACTGCGCCACCACTGGTCGCTGTCATCATGCCATTCATATTCAAATCGCACCGCAATGCGATTCCCCGTGAAAGCCCACAGCGTTTTCTTCAAACGATAGTCCTGTTCCCTCTCCCATTTGCGCGTCAGAAACTCGACCACCTCAGCCCGACCACGAAGAAAGTGGGATCGGTTGCGCCACTCCGTATCCTCCGTGTAGGCAAGCGAGACCCGTTGCGGATCACGACTGTTCCAGGCATCCTCCGCAGCTTGAACTTTTTTAATGGCGGTTTCTTCAGTAAAAGGAGGGAGTGGTGGGCGCGGGTTCATGATTCGGATTGATAGGTTTTCAGTTGAGCTTCCAGTTCCGCAATGCGGTTTTTCAATGGCACGATGGCCGTTTCAATCTCAGCAGGCGTAAATCGCGGCGTGATGAACTTCGGACAGTTCCAGTCATAAGACAAAACATCGATCACCATGATCCGCTCAACCTTCGCCGCATGACCTCCCGGCGGAGCAATGCGCTCCACCAAGTCGGGATGTTCACGCGCATCCAACACCTTCGCATGACCAAGAATCTTCAGCCGTTCCCGCGCAGGATAATCCATCAGAAACAAACTCACCCGATCATTCACCGCAAGACTGCCAACGCTGATCATCTGCCGGTTGCCCCCATGATCCGCAAACATCAGTTCATTCTCTCCGGTAACCTTCAAAAACCCCTTCCGTCCACCGCGATGTTGCAAATAAGGCCAGCCGTTTTCCGTGATGGTTGCCATGTAAAAGGAGTCGCGATCTTCAATAAACGCCACCTCCGATGCGGTCAGCGCATCGACCTTTGGAGCCCCTTCAAAGTCGGGATAAGTGCGACCATAATAATGACGCTCCGCTTCCAGAACCGCAGGCGTCAGCACCGTATGCATGTATCGATCAGCCATGGCAAAATTAGTTATAAGTTACAAACCCATCATGCCCCCTCACCAACCTCACGGGTAATGCTGCTTTCCTGTTGCGGTTATGCACCACCAACATAACCTCCCGCCTCATGATTGACCTCATCCGCGCATTGCTGGTTGTGATCGAAGAAGGAAGCATCAATCGCGCCGCCCTTCGCCTGCGCCTGTCCCAGCCCGCCCTCAGTCGGCAGATGAAAGCGCTTGAGGAACAAATCGGCGGCCGCTTGCTGGAACGTGAAACCGGTGGCGTCAAACCCACCAACCTTTGCCACACGCTGATGAAATCCATGCGTCCCCTGATGGAAGCGTATGACCTCAACCTCGCCAACCTGCGCCGTCAGGCCCGCGGCGAACGATCGGAACTGCGCGTGGGATATCTCATCTCCGCCGCTCAAAGCATCCTCACCCCGGCACTCACCCGATTGCGCAAAGCCCATCCCGACGTCAAACTTTTGCTGCACGACCTCTCGCCACGCGAACAAATCGATGGACTTCGTGCTGGTGAACTCGACCTCGCCCTCATCGGCCAGGAAGGCAGTGTCGCCGCCAGCGAATTTCACAGCACCAAACTCGGCTCATTCCGGGTCTGCGCCGCTCTTTCCGACAGCGATCCCCTCGCCTCAAAAACCAGGATCACCCTCAAAGACCTGAAAGGACGCGACTTCATCGGCATTGATGAACACCACATGCCGGGTCGCAACCGCTGGCTCACCTCCCTCTGCCGCACCGCCGGATTCAAACCCCGCTTCGCCGCCATCGTCGATGGCATCACCAACGTCCTCTCCCTAGTCGTGTCCGAATCCGCCGTCACCCTGCTGCCCGACTACTTCCTTCAGTTCCAACACCCGGGCGTCACGTTCGTGCCCATCAGCGATGAACAGGCACGCTGGGACTTCATCGTCCTCACCCAACGTGGCCGCACCTCCACCGCTGCCAGAACCTTGCTAGAGGCGCTCAAACAAGTCGTCGCCAAAGACAAATGATCGACGCCAACTCTCGACTGCCATCATAAAAAAACCTTGGCATCCCCCGCCTGCCCGATAGGCTCTCACTCTCTCTCCGCCCAACACCCTTTCGATCCCGTCATGAAAAATCTCAAACAACGCATCAAAGCCGGCGAAACCGTCAACGGCTGCTGGCTTAACCTCGGCTCCCCGCTCACCGCCGAAATCGTCGGCCTCGCCGGCTTCGACTGGGTGCTCATCGACCTCGAACACGGTGCCGGTGGCGAAACCGACATCGCCGCCCAGCTCCAGGCCCTCCAGCACACCCCCACCACCCCCATCGTCCGCGTTGAAAGCGCCGCCAGTCAGCGCATCCACCGTGTCCTCGACATGGGAGCCCAGGGGATCATGTGCCCCAAGGTCAACAATGCCGCCGAAGCTCAAACCGTCGCCAGCGGCATGCACTACCCACCCCACGGCACCCGCGGCGTCGCCAAAATGGTGCGTGCCACCGCCTTTGGACGCGACTTTGCCGACTACTACCGCGACGCCCGCGAAAACCTCCTCGGCGTCATCCAAATCGAAACCATCGAAGCTCTCAGCCACCTCGATGAAATCGCCGCCCTCGACGGCGTCGACGTCCTCTTCATCGGCCCCGCCGACCTCACCATGGAGCTCGGCATCTTCGGCCAGTTCGACCACCCCAAATTTCTCGAAGCCGTCCACGCCATCGTCAAAGCCGCCAACAACGCCAACAAAGCCACCGGCATCCTCTTCTTCAATCCCGACGACTACCAAAAATACCACAACCTCGGCATCCGCATGATCGCCTGCGGAGCCGACGCCACCTTCGTCGCCGACAGCGCCCGCACCATGGCCGCCAAGCTCCAGTCCGCTCGCGACGTGCCTCAATCGTAAATCAAAGCCGCCATGCCTCCCTTCCTCGCCGACCCCATCGTCATCATCATCTGCGGCGTCATCCTCGTCGTCGGCGGCATCATCTGGCTGCGCCTCCATCCCTTCCTCGCCCTCCTCCTTGGCGCGTTCGCCGTCGCCATGATGACGCCCGCTGCGGCCATCGAACAGTTCGCGATCGACCGCGGCATGTCCGCCCAGGCCGCTGCTCAAATGGCCGACCGCCATGTCGGCGAACGCATCGCCGAAGCCTTCGGCAAAACCGTCGGCA containing:
- a CDS encoding LysR family transcriptional regulator, which translates into the protein MIDLIRALLVVIEEGSINRAALRLRLSQPALSRQMKALEEQIGGRLLERETGGVKPTNLCHTLMKSMRPLMEAYDLNLANLRRQARGERSELRVGYLISAAQSILTPALTRLRKAHPDVKLLLHDLSPREQIDGLRAGELDLALIGQEGSVAASEFHSTKLGSFRVCAALSDSDPLASKTRITLKDLKGRDFIGIDEHHMPGRNRWLTSLCRTAGFKPRFAAIVDGITNVLSLVVSESAVTLLPDYFLQFQHPGVTFVPISDEQARWDFIVLTQRGRTSTAARTLLEALKQVVAKDK
- a CDS encoding HpcH/HpaI aldolase family protein gives rise to the protein MKNLKQRIKAGETVNGCWLNLGSPLTAEIVGLAGFDWVLIDLEHGAGGETDIAAQLQALQHTPTTPIVRVESAASQRIHRVLDMGAQGIMCPKVNNAAEAQTVASGMHYPPHGTRGVAKMVRATAFGRDFADYYRDARENLLGVIQIETIEALSHLDEIAALDGVDVLFIGPADLTMELGIFGQFDHPKFLEAVHAIVKAANNANKATGILFFNPDDYQKYHNLGIRMIACGADATFVADSARTMAAKLQSARDVPQS